cttgtccttcaccatggtggcggcgCAGCAGCGTCGAAAGCGAAGGAGAACGGGGCAAcggagaagcagaggagaaagggggaagatggatgcacacagtgcagacgcctcggccccGGCGCCTTATAAAGACCCACTTCCGAGTGACTGATGCGTGGGCCcaagcaatcctgtcaaatcccgcaacagttgcACGCTGggtatgtggcgaaaaaggtggcgcaaggATCGAGGCACCTCTATCTATCCATCCCGCTCACTACGGCGCGCCCTGCCTCACGCGCTTCTCCAAAATTTTGAATCCCACGAGATCCGGGATACGCCGTAACCAATCGCGCCGAAGATTTCGCATCAAAAGTAACACTCGACAGAGTGGCAGCACAAATTCACTCGAcaacttctgaatcgatcaaggcgactgaaatgaaGCTGAAATTCCAACACGGACCTCCAGTCCAGCACAAGTGTTTGTGAAGCACGAGGGTCAAGGCAGGACTAACTTcgaccttcttttcactcggacctcaatccattcaggggctaatgatgagggTATAGACCTAGAgtagggtcataggcctaacctatacgccctacccaaggtcactaccctagaagcaaaggcaCCCAAGAGATAACAGAGAATACCAACTGAAGCCGTCGAGTGCGATCCACTCAACCAGTTGtaccactcgggtacccctccctCCTAATATCACTCGACTATACAAGAaatcactcgacctactgaagaccaggagtcgTACATGACAGCAACAgccaggcgttcactccgtagtcttcaaGGACAAATagcactttatagctggcgttaccagtaacgccctgtctttatgtacattgaacccctgtaatGGAGGTgggttggggtcctggcgcactctatatatataagccacccccctcctctgggacaagggttcgcaccccctgtaacacacacatcatattccagtcgaccgcctcaaggcaccaagacgtagggcttttacctcctccgagaggggcctgaactcgtaaacacttgtgTACAATCTcgtcgtagctaggaccttgcctcctcattcgtagcccctatacttactgtcagacttagtacgaCGAcattgtcactagggtttgcatgtgttgcgaatagccacatTCACTCGTCGCCGactatgtgatcggacctagcagccCGCTGCATGGTGTTCCTCCTACACGCGCGGAtatcgttagaggcggtgcacttgcgccgctccggcgaacctgtacgtgggaaccgacgaccggctgttcgagggagatcggacaaggaggagatgatccacgcggaagcgctgccccaactcttcttctgctgcacgaCACTGTGcttctagtggtaacgatctatgatccatctcccgtaacatgttcttggttgttctgcgggTAGGAAAATTTCAATTTGCAGTTGACGCACTCTACCATAGTTCCCAACTTGTTTTGCATGGGATAGGTGAGATCCGATTGAAAATACAACTTTCAACTCTAGTGATTATCAGACTTGAACACCTAATTCTCCCCTTTGAGGTGGTCGACGGCGCGGAGCCTAGCTAAGAGGAAGATGGTACATCCATAAGGAATGGTGGTGAGGGAAGAAGTGCATAATGACGACACATAAAGGATGAAGACAACATTAGTGCTTACTTTGATGATTCCATTAACAATGAAATGTTGAATGTCCAAGTTATCAAGGTTAATCTTGAAGATACCATTTTTTGGGCTCACACTACTAATTCAGATTGTACAAGAAAAAGTGCATACAAAACTTTTGTGTAGGAGATCTAAGATAGCTCTTTGTGAAGACAAGCTCTTACTTTGGGTTAAGAAAGCGCTATCCCCAATCAGGTTTGGAAAAACAAAACCATGCCCCCTAGGGTTAAAACTTTTGCTTGGAGGCTTATTAGGAGAGTTTTTGCAACAGGATTAAGAGCTTCTAGGTATTCTAATCATACCAGGAAATAGTGTTGTAGATCTAGTTAAATAGAATATGATATGCACCTTTTCTTTCAATGCAATTTCTCTAGATCAATCTGGTTTAAATTTGACCTCAAAACTGATATTCTAAACTCCAATTCGTATTTTTTGATATCATTGAAATGATCATGTCTTCTCAGCAATCTGTGTTAAAACTAGATattgttttcacttttctttgGAACATACGGAGAGCCAGAAATGATGGCCATTTCAATAAAAGAAAATGGAGCCCTACGCAAGTTCTCCATAATACAAAGACAATATTTACCGAGGTTTAGTATAGCAGAAGAAGGAAAGGAATATATCTCATGAAGATAACAATTATTATTCTCTCCAAAATACAAATGTGCATATACAATCTAATCTACAAGTACTCTAGCATATGTGGACGCAAACTTTCGATGGTTGAGAATGAAGCCTCCTCGAAGCATATCTCAACAATACACTCACCAAGCACACCATATTCATTCAAGTGACAACAACGAATGTGCAATATGTTTTGCAGGTTGAAGCGATGGTCTTACTTGCTACCTCAGCAACCAAGGCATTGGGTTGGAGATTTTCTTCCTTCTATTCTGATTGCAAGACTTTGGTCGACGCTGCGGAAGCAAGGAATCTTCTTGTTAAATTATGACATTACTTCTTGTCTCAGCTCGTTCAAAGTGCTCCCGAGTCCTAGGTCCGAGAATCACTTTTGTTCATGCTCTACCTAAGAGAGCCTTCTCAAACAAATTACTTTGCTCGTGACTTCAAAATGGCCTTTGAAGCAATCTCCTTTCCCTTGGAGAAACTATTTTCGATACAATGTTTAGGTTGTTAATGAATAAAAGTTAGCCCTCTTTGACGACCGTGGTTTGTCAACAAAAAATCTTTTACAAATGCTAAATAGTTCAAATGTAAAAGTTGGTAAGGGTTTTTGTGAGTAAATATGTTTGAATGTGATGCTTAAACAATTATTTCAAAATGATATGTAGGAAAGAACAACCAATCTATTTTAAAGATTTTCCAGGTTGGTAAGCAAATCTACTGTATATCTGTAATGTGATTTTACAGATAAAAAAGAAGATACTGCATACACAAACCGATCAGCTATAAatgcatattgatctccaagaAAAAACAAAAGGCTATAAATGCATATTGTTGGAAATCAACCATTATATGCTGACATTAACtacttagagcaagtacaataagttGATGTATGCAGATTATAAGAATTTAAATACTATGTTTTTCTGGGTTGAAAGAGAGAAGAAAAGATAGAAGCGGACTATAGATTTACATCCGACTGTAGCACGGGCTCCAATCAACTTTGTGAGTGTAAGATAAGCCAATGTTaataaattactccctccgttcctaaatatttatctttcttgaaatttaaatggactaccacatacggatgtatatagacatatttagagtgtagattcactcattttgctatgtatgtattcacttgttgaaatctctagaaagacaaatatttaggaactgagggagtagcACTTATAGCCAACTATTATACGTATTGGTTATTACATGGGCCGTGCTACGCGTCGGCTGGTGGATATTTTAAAAGGATCTGCCGGTCTACGAGCCGTGCGATCTGAATCTTCCGGTCAAGCGTCATTGTCATTTTTGCAACAGAAGTCAGGTTGCGAAAACTCTTTTGCAGCACATGTGTTGTTGCAGAAATATTTGTAACAAAGGTTGTGCTGCAAGAATATTTTTTGCAACAAAGGCCTTGTTGCCGAATATTgttaagattttttttgaaacatatCTCTTGTTGCAATTTTTCTGCAACATATGTCTTGTTGCAGAAAGTCCCGCCTTGCATTGTTTGCGGTCATGGCCTCGAGCAAAAGCTCGGTCTTgttggggaagggaggaggggtgtTGTGTATGCGATGCTGCTGGTGGTGGAGGCGTTGTAGCATTGGGCCGGAGTGGCATAGCTGGGCGACGACGGCCGGTGTGCGCGCTCGAGCGACCATGGCCACTGGTCGCGAGCGAGCACAGGGAGACGAGGAAAGGTGACGTCGTCGGCGTGCTTGCCGGCGGCGAGCCGCGGTGGCGGAGATCGGAGCAACACATGGAGGTGTCGGCTTGACCGGGAGCTCGGGATAGCATGAGAGGATTCAAATCCAAATCCCGCAACACATCACTTGTTGCGATGGGGGGGATCGCAACAATAGCTCAATTGCGAAAACTAGTCTAGGTAATTTGTTGCTCGGCGAAAACTAGTCTAGGTAATTCGTTGCTCCCGAGCCATCATATTATGCAGACGTTATTATCAATAGGGTAATTTGAATCATTTCCCTTATTACATTCGCTGGCGTGTTTGCATtcgtactgtgttaaaaaaagttATTACGTTAGCTATAACATGGCAACATGCCCATAACCtgcagctggctatattattaaccatgctctaaccaTACAGGTGCAGTTAAGTGCAATGCTACATGTTAGCTAGACTAGCATGTGTCTTTGGAATGTAATATAAATAAATTGATTTGCTCTAAGTTTGGATTTTCATTTCATGTTTCTCTATTTAAGAATAATATTGACAACAATAATTAATAGTGGGATCTTCCAAGCATTGCATCAATGGTTCATACTTCCAAGCACTAGCTATGAGAATGTCAACAGCTATGAAAATGGTAATTGAAGTCCAGATATGACATGTACAATGAAAATCGAAACTGCAGTTAAAACCATGGCCGAAGCCTCATAACCTGGTGAACAAGACACTGGAACATCCCATATAATTATAATGTGTGGCTACTACATACAACAGCAGCCGCAGGCACATATTCAGCAACGCTTGATGTTCACGTTGCCAGCCTAAGAAGAAACAAAACTCTCAAAGCCGGAAGGTAACCAAGCAACCCAACTCACGGTTGACTGTCATATTTTCGGTGCAGTTTTATTACAAAAAAAAGCAACAATAACATCCATTCGGTGTGGCTTACAGCACCTGCCGTCACTTGAAAAGAAAAATCACAGATCGGTCGCCCTGAGGGCTATCATCAATCAGGGACCTAGAGGAAGTTTCTAATGTCCAACTTCCTGACGTCAGGCATCACCTCATCTTTAAACTCCTCCCTGGAGGCAAATTATGTCAGTGGATTGCTAACTTGTTAGAGAAGAAGAGAGATACAGACAGCATATATAAAATTCATGAAACTCTATGACGACTTGAGTGCTTTACTAGTCAGCTAACTGATAATCAGCCAACTTTATATTGAAACTTTGCCTCAAGAGATTTCTAGCATTCCAATTAAAAGCCTTGAAAGATTTGAGGTACCACTCAAGCAAATAGTGGTGTATGAGTTGAAGAGGCATACCTCTTTAGTTGACCCTCCATTGCTTCAACAACTTCCTTCTTGAGTTCCGTCAGCTCAGCTTTGGCAAGTTCCATTTCAAGATTCTCCTCAATCTTGGGAAGATCCTCCTTCCGAATGCCAAGCCTATTTCAAGTTCCAAAGACAAGAGAAGAAACATATAAAACACATGCTAGTCAAGATAAAACATGTCTATCATGCACTTGACAGGACCAAACAGCAGATGTTGCAACAGATCCAGATCCCCAACACTAAGGAACAAACAACAGTTGGCCATGGCATCATCTTAACTGTTTTGCAGTGTGAATAAAAAAACTGTAGCAAATCAACAGTGGGATGCATTCCTTTTCTCAGGAGAAATGTCAAAGAAGTGCTGCTAAAAGGTAATAGCAACCACAGATGACCCAGATTTGCAGGTCATCAGCATATGCATATACATGAATTATCAATGGCATCTCCTGATGAAAATCAACAATGGGATGAATTTCTTTTCTCAAGGGAAATATCAACCTCATTCAATGTAAGTGCTACTAAGGTAATAGCAACTGCAGATGATCCAGATTTTCCAGTCATCAGCAGATGTATCTCCATGAAATTATCGATGACTATCTTGCAATTGAAACTAAATGGATACTACCATGATAAGTAGAAGATGCACATATTTACATACTTTTTGTTTATCTTGTCAAACTCTGCCAAGAGGAGATTCATGTTCTTCTTGTCACTCCTCAGAAGAGGCTTCTTAATGTCCTTCTCAACTTTCTCGAGAGCTTCCATCATCATATCCTCAATACCCATATCATCTATAAGTCCACTCCTGTGAAATAAAAGAAACGTTCATTGAGTAAATATTTATGTCAAGCAGAAGGACTTCTGAGAGCATAGGGATAAACAGCCGATGCTAATTAGGTAATAGGCATACTTTTTCCTGAGTTGCTGAAGGGTATCCAAGTACGTCCTTGCATCAGGGATGCCCTTCGTGAAAGTCTCAATAGTATATTTAATTCTCTGAGAATCGTTAAGAAGATCTGCCCTGCATTTAGACAATGAGTAGTGGCGATCAGGTCATAGACAATATCTCAAAGGAGGTAAAATAAGATAAGACAGTTCAAACATAGAATGTGGGTGCTTGTTTGAGATGGCAGATTCACATGGAATCCATTGAGCAAATGTTTTATGATCAATCAGGTTAATTGCAGAAAACAAAGCTTTATAGTCAAAGATAGCATTAATATGTGCATGTAAAACTTCCTTAATTTCAGGGAAATACATCTTACACCCAGAAAAATTGAACCTTCACAAGCTTATCAATTCTATTCAATCAGCAAGTAATATAAATGTCAAGTGCTTGTTTCCATATTGATACTGAAATATTGCACAATAGGAATAAGGTTCAGTAAATCCAAGTTCTAGTTGCAGAACAAGGACCAGATTATAGAGGGGGCAATCCAGCAAATAATGTACCAAAACAACGGCCCTAGAGAACAATGTGCAACGGAGCACAAAAGTGAAGAAAAAACAATAGGAAGTAACAAGCTCAATGATAATGGAAACACACAATGCAAAAGCCTGTGGATTTTCGTACTTTTCTCTTACAGTCCTCATGACTTGGGCATAGTTAGCAACTGCTGTTGGGTCATCTGGGTCAAT
Above is a window of Triticum aestivum cultivar Chinese Spring chromosome 6B, IWGSC CS RefSeq v2.1, whole genome shotgun sequence DNA encoding:
- the LOC543158 gene encoding probable ATP synthase 24 kDa subunit, mitochondrial — protein: MALAARLVSRSRQLYSVQAALANGGLTQVRSFAKEAAPVSGDDLLKGIFFEVKKKFETALGVLKKEKITIDPDDPTAVANYAQVMRTVREKADLLNDSQRIKYTIETFTKGIPDARTYLDTLQQLRKKSGLIDDMGIEDMMMEALEKVEKDIKKPLLRSDKKNMNLLLAEFDKINKKLGIRKEDLPKIEENLEMELAKAELTELKKEVVEAMEGQLKREEFKDEVMPDVRKLDIRNFL